One segment of Olsenella uli DSM 7084 DNA contains the following:
- the rlmKL gene encoding bifunctional 23S rRNA (guanine(2069)-N(7))-methyltransferase RlmK/23S rRNA (guanine(2445)-N(2))-methyltransferase RlmL, with product MADETRPGPGIPRAEDGMAGTECGTPGTERSTAHAGPATRLFATCPMGFESLLADELSSLGLPRVRALRGQVSFGEGLGDAYKACLWSRLASRVILVLGHVDATSSDALYEGLSRIAWEDHLPPSATMAIDAHGTNAALRNSQFVALRSKDAVVDRLMSRRGGRPVVDTSRPDVTIAVRVQRERAVVGIDLTGEPLFRRGYESARKGRAPIAPLRSDYAAALLAYGGWFRNCRHEGAAVAVVHSGAGTVLVEAASQALGRAPGLLRAHWGFDGWMGHDAGAWQDLLDDACGRADAIPGRGVRLLACDGRRGAQEAAVRALRAAGMDVAPAFGSAAEVGALLSAEKNALAVCDLSWVPEDEVALEAMALADVAAALVPATAGLPAQTGVVAVARDATVDSALGCKPDTTLGILVGQSDATIRSYTAGNMAATRPQVSVADRNGRQVGVPVFVEASDQFAARLSKVYRQRRKWAQREDVSCYRIYDADLPDYAVTIDLFQGSELMAPQGARRRWLQVYEYAAPKDVDATLARRRLLDVLAIAPRVLGVEPQDVFVRVRSHGRGGSQYASQAAGDKRDGRGMHGARAQHDGHDGRGIHAGRRGHAGRPTLSPGAHLVDEGGLTFEVNFSTRLDCGLFLDHRETRGLVREMMKQTQGSKRFLNLFAYTGTATCYAADGGAKHTTTVDMSRPSLDWARRNMDRNGFSNGRPGNPRERRNGRNGPGRGSAYGRNGAHGSDDAHEYVQADVIHWVSAQRRTKNRWDLIFCDVPTFSNSKRMGRGSWDVQRDHAELIIGLSRLLTRNGRAIFSCNLRNFRPDVDKLERAGVALEDITEQTIPEDFRRNAKVHHAYIVRRTGNAAAELS from the coding sequence ATGGCTGACGAAACGAGGCCAGGTCCCGGCATACCGAGGGCCGAGGATGGCATGGCGGGAACGGAATGCGGCACGCCCGGAACGGAGCGCAGCACGGCGCATGCGGGACCTGCCACGCGGCTCTTTGCAACCTGTCCCATGGGCTTCGAGTCACTGCTGGCAGACGAGCTGAGCTCGCTGGGCCTGCCACGGGTCCGGGCGCTTCGCGGCCAGGTGAGCTTCGGCGAGGGACTTGGGGACGCGTACAAGGCCTGCCTCTGGAGTCGCCTGGCCTCACGTGTCATCCTGGTGCTGGGCCACGTGGATGCCACGTCGTCAGACGCACTGTACGAGGGGCTCTCGCGCATTGCATGGGAGGACCACCTCCCTCCGTCCGCAACCATGGCGATCGATGCCCACGGCACCAACGCGGCGCTGCGCAACTCGCAGTTCGTGGCACTGCGCTCCAAGGACGCCGTCGTCGACCGGCTTATGTCGCGGCGAGGCGGCCGTCCTGTGGTGGACACGAGCCGGCCCGACGTCACCATCGCCGTCCGCGTGCAGCGCGAGCGCGCCGTGGTCGGCATCGACCTGACAGGCGAGCCCCTGTTCCGCCGAGGCTACGAGTCCGCCCGTAAGGGCAGGGCACCCATCGCGCCCCTGCGGTCGGACTACGCCGCCGCCCTGCTGGCCTACGGTGGATGGTTCCGCAACTGCCGCCACGAGGGGGCCGCTGTCGCCGTCGTTCACTCCGGTGCGGGAACCGTCCTGGTGGAGGCGGCCTCGCAGGCGCTGGGCCGCGCCCCGGGGCTCCTGAGGGCACATTGGGGCTTCGACGGCTGGATGGGGCACGACGCAGGCGCATGGCAGGACCTGCTCGACGACGCCTGCGGGCGTGCGGACGCAATCCCAGGCCGCGGCGTGAGGCTGCTGGCATGCGACGGGCGTCGCGGGGCGCAGGAGGCCGCAGTGCGGGCGCTGCGCGCGGCAGGCATGGACGTCGCGCCCGCCTTTGGGTCCGCGGCCGAGGTGGGAGCGCTCCTCTCGGCCGAGAAGAACGCCCTTGCGGTCTGCGACCTATCCTGGGTGCCCGAAGACGAGGTGGCACTCGAGGCAATGGCGTTGGCCGACGTGGCTGCGGCCCTTGTGCCTGCGACCGCAGGACTACCTGCCCAGACGGGCGTCGTCGCAGTGGCACGCGACGCCACCGTGGACTCCGCCCTTGGCTGCAAGCCTGATACCACGTTGGGGATCCTGGTGGGACAGTCCGACGCAACCATACGCAGTTACACGGCCGGCAACATGGCGGCCACAAGGCCGCAGGTGAGCGTGGCGGACCGCAACGGCCGCCAGGTGGGCGTGCCCGTGTTCGTGGAAGCCAGCGACCAGTTTGCGGCGCGCCTGAGCAAGGTGTACAGGCAGCGGCGCAAGTGGGCGCAGCGCGAGGACGTGAGCTGCTACCGCATCTACGACGCTGACCTGCCCGACTATGCCGTGACCATCGACCTGTTCCAGGGATCGGAGCTCATGGCGCCCCAAGGCGCCCGCCGTCGCTGGCTGCAGGTGTACGAGTACGCGGCCCCCAAGGACGTGGACGCCACCCTGGCTCGCAGGCGCCTGCTGGACGTGCTGGCCATCGCCCCGAGGGTGCTGGGCGTGGAGCCGCAGGACGTCTTCGTGCGCGTGCGGTCCCACGGCAGGGGCGGCTCGCAGTACGCGTCGCAGGCCGCAGGCGATAAGCGCGACGGGCGCGGGATGCATGGCGCTCGCGCCCAGCACGACGGGCACGACGGGCGCGGCATCCATGCGGGACGTCGCGGCCATGCGGGACGACCGACGCTGTCCCCCGGTGCCCATCTGGTGGACGAGGGAGGCCTCACCTTCGAGGTCAACTTCTCCACGAGGTTGGACTGTGGCCTCTTCCTGGACCACCGCGAGACGCGCGGCCTGGTTCGCGAGATGATGAAGCAGACCCAGGGGTCCAAGCGCTTCCTCAACCTGTTCGCCTACACGGGGACCGCCACCTGCTACGCGGCGGACGGCGGGGCCAAGCACACCACCACGGTCGACATGAGCCGCCCGTCGCTGGACTGGGCGAGGCGCAACATGGACCGCAACGGCTTCTCCAACGGGAGGCCTGGCAACCCGCGCGAGAGACGCAACGGCCGCAACGGCCCTGGCCGCGGTAGCGCGTACGGCCGCAATGGTGCGCACGGCAGCGACGACGCACACGAATACGTGCAGGCCGACGTGATCCACTGGGTATCGGCGCAGAGGCGCACCAAGAACCGCTGGGACCTGATCTTCTGTGACGTGCCGACGTTCTCCAACTCCAAGCGCATGGGGAGGGGCAGTTGGGACGTCCAGCGCGACCATGCCGAGCTTATCATCGGGCTGTCGCGACTGCTCACCAGAAACGGCCGCGCGATCTTCTCGTGCAACCTCCGCAACTTCAGGCCCGACGTCGACAAACTGGAGCGCGCGGGCGTGGCGTTGGAGGACATCACGGAGCAGACGATTCCCGAGGACTTCAGGCGCAACGCCAAGGTCCACCATGCCTACATCGTGCGACGTACGGGCAACGCAGCGGCAGAGCTATCTTAG
- a CDS encoding arginine repressor, protein MVKRRNNRQDAIRDIVRGKSIRTQRTLVDELRSIGFNCTQATVSRDIADMGLRKLSEGIYVLAEDLHLQRMVSEFVDSVERADNLVVIKSQPGTAPGVAAAVDAASLPEVKGSVAGNDTVLVVSGGVEAAQDLVNLVNKLRDTRK, encoded by the coding sequence ATGGTCAAGAGGCGCAACAATCGGCAGGATGCGATCAGGGACATCGTCCGCGGGAAGTCCATCCGCACCCAACGCACGCTTGTCGACGAGCTCCGGTCCATCGGCTTCAACTGCACCCAGGCCACCGTCTCGCGCGACATCGCCGACATGGGCCTGCGCAAGCTCTCCGAGGGTATCTACGTCCTGGCCGAGGATCTCCACCTGCAGCGCATGGTCTCGGAGTTCGTGGACAGCGTCGAGCGTGCCGACAACCTCGTCGTCATCAAGTCCCAGCCGGGCACGGCCCCCGGCGTGGCCGCGGCCGTCGATGCGGCCTCGCTGCCCGAGGTGAAGGGGTCCGTGGCAGGCAACGACACGGTCCTGGTCGTGTCTGGCGGCGTAGAAGCCGCGCAGGACCTCGTCAACCTCGTCAACAAGCTGCGTGACACCCGCAAGTAG
- a CDS encoding HAD-IIB family hydrolase, protein MEAAGPVPATVGSLPVMPRAAFFSDMDDTFLATDKSLVALNMEALDALGCRGLPFVPCTGRAWAAVPRELLVHPAVRYVVGANGAVVRDVRRGETVREASLDPACVRALLGRLGGVDCSFDLFTPEGVLSERARYERLGAYIDDAPSLGTVRASRHPQDLTTEQLIAGHPHIQKLTLYWKDESDRRAIREAVEMDGALGLTTSHPKNWEVMAAGVSKGSGLAFVCGLLGVGESAAVAFGDSPNDIPMLTRAGDGVAVANATAETRGAARHVTSSNDEGGVGRYILDLLGRWT, encoded by the coding sequence GTGGGATCGCTGCCCGTGATGCCGAGGGCAGCGTTCTTCTCGGACATGGACGACACCTTCCTGGCGACCGACAAGTCCCTGGTGGCGCTCAACATGGAGGCGCTCGATGCCCTGGGCTGTCGTGGCCTGCCGTTCGTTCCCTGCACGGGCCGGGCGTGGGCGGCGGTGCCGCGCGAGCTTCTGGTGCATCCTGCCGTGCGCTACGTGGTGGGGGCTAACGGGGCGGTCGTCCGTGACGTGCGTCGGGGCGAGACCGTGCGCGAGGCCTCGCTCGACCCCGCCTGCGTCCGTGCGCTCCTGGGACGTCTCGGGGGCGTGGACTGCAGCTTCGACCTCTTCACGCCCGAGGGCGTGCTGTCCGAGCGGGCGCGCTACGAGAGGCTGGGCGCCTACATCGACGATGCGCCGAGCCTCGGTACCGTGCGCGCGTCGCGCCATCCCCAGGACCTCACGACGGAGCAGCTGATCGCCGGGCATCCCCACATCCAGAAGCTGACGCTCTACTGGAAGGACGAGAGCGACCGCAGGGCCATCCGCGAGGCGGTCGAGATGGACGGCGCCCTGGGACTCACCACGAGCCACCCCAAGAACTGGGAGGTCATGGCAGCGGGCGTCAGCAAGGGGTCGGGACTTGCGTTCGTCTGCGGACTGCTGGGCGTAGGGGAGTCGGCGGCGGTGGCCTTTGGCGACAGCCCCAACGACATCCCGATGCTCACGCGGGCAGGTGACGGCGTGGCGGTCGCCAACGCGACGGCCGAGACACGCGGAGCCGCCCGTCACGTGACGTCCTCGAATGATGAGGGGGGCGTGGGTCGCTACATCCTTGACCTGCTCGGACGGTGGACATAG
- a CDS encoding S10 family peptidase: MAEEEKGTSVSSVSASTPTSVSSAMLTPVSMASVPAASGGAFMSVPAEARLETPKPASARLAWDGSGETAGEHLDFVVTAAHLDVREDTGRLVGKMFSLTYVQVDAKGDADQTRPVTFAYNGGPGCASVPVNFGGIGPRRVKTDGVRHLAHPIQVEDNPATLLRETDLVFLDALGTGWSSVADGADTSKIFGVDGDADAFCRAITTWLEENGRWMSPVYLFGESYGTVRNAVLMRLLGERDVKLAGVTMLSAIFDLAQVEEGSDLYHLGMMPTMAATAQFFGKSGKGVDADEWFDRAMGWSEDVLAPALLRGDRLGEEREAVVARQMSEFIGLPEHHIRRRRLRITLDDFRRNLLADEGRVTGRLDTRFSSDAPVAVQSSSEFFAMEDAADDAMESSWTSAFRAFCRDELGYRGPARYLSSNYERVGVNWKWSHREPGKDGESSSPNVAYDIAVALRRNPHMKLAILGGRYDAATTYWNVVHDMSCQFLSDELKERVEWHRYGCGHMAYVDEPTLLQLSHDMEAFYRKA; the protein is encoded by the coding sequence ATGGCAGAGGAAGAGAAGGGCACGTCCGTCTCGTCCGTGAGCGCGTCCACGCCGACGTCTGTGTCGTCCGCCATGCTGACACCCGTCTCGATGGCGTCTGTCCCGGCCGCGTCGGGCGGTGCGTTCATGAGCGTGCCCGCTGAGGCGCGCCTCGAGACCCCCAAGCCGGCTTCGGCACGTCTGGCCTGGGATGGATCGGGTGAGACAGCAGGCGAGCACCTGGATTTTGTCGTGACTGCCGCACACCTGGACGTGCGCGAGGACACCGGCAGGCTGGTGGGCAAGATGTTCTCGCTCACCTACGTGCAGGTCGACGCCAAGGGTGACGCCGACCAGACGCGCCCGGTGACCTTCGCCTACAACGGCGGTCCGGGCTGTGCGTCAGTGCCCGTGAACTTTGGCGGCATCGGGCCTCGTCGCGTGAAGACCGACGGCGTGAGGCACCTGGCCCACCCCATCCAGGTCGAGGACAATCCGGCGACGTTGCTGCGCGAGACCGACCTCGTCTTCCTGGACGCCCTGGGGACCGGCTGGTCCAGCGTCGCCGACGGTGCCGACACCTCCAAGATCTTTGGCGTGGACGGGGATGCCGACGCGTTCTGTCGCGCCATCACCACCTGGCTCGAGGAGAACGGCCGTTGGATGAGCCCCGTCTACCTCTTTGGAGAGTCGTACGGCACGGTCCGCAACGCCGTGCTCATGCGCCTTCTGGGCGAGCGCGACGTCAAGCTTGCCGGCGTCACGATGCTCTCGGCCATCTTTGACTTGGCACAGGTCGAGGAGGGCTCTGACCTCTACCACCTGGGCATGATGCCGACGATGGCCGCAACGGCGCAGTTCTTTGGCAAGTCCGGCAAGGGTGTGGACGCAGACGAGTGGTTCGACCGTGCGATGGGCTGGAGCGAGGATGTCCTGGCGCCGGCGCTCTTGCGCGGAGATCGTCTGGGCGAGGAGCGCGAGGCCGTGGTCGCACGGCAGATGAGCGAGTTCATCGGTCTTCCCGAGCATCATATCCGGCGCCGCCGCCTGCGCATCACGTTGGACGACTTCCGTCGGAATCTGCTGGCGGACGAAGGTCGCGTCACGGGTCGCCTGGACACGCGCTTCTCGTCTGACGCCCCTGTGGCGGTGCAGTCCAGCAGCGAGTTCTTTGCCATGGAGGATGCCGCAGACGATGCGATGGAATCCAGCTGGACCAGCGCCTTCCGCGCGTTTTGCCGAGACGAGCTGGGGTATCGCGGTCCCGCGCGCTATCTTTCCAGCAACTATGAGCGCGTGGGTGTCAACTGGAAGTGGTCGCACCGCGAACCTGGCAAGGACGGCGAGAGCAGCTCTCCCAACGTTGCTTACGACATCGCCGTCGCCCTGCGTCGCAACCCACATATGAAGCTTGCCATCCTGGGTGGGCGCTATGACGCGGCGACCACATACTGGAACGTCGTGCACGACATGTCTTGCCAGTTCCTCTCGGACGAGCTCAAGGAGCGTGTCGAGTGGCATCGCTATGGCTGTGGCCACATGGCCTACGTCGACGAGCCCACCTTGCTTCAGCTCTCCCATGACATGGAGGCCTTCTACCGCAAGGCATAG
- a CDS encoding phospho-sugar mutase yields the protein MDQETQAKVQLWKDNVEEPDLKSELDELLSGDEEKLNDAFYRNLAFGTAGLRGVLGVGSNRMNVYNVAQATQGVADYLNAHYDHPTLALARDSRLKGEDFQRVAAGVLAANGVHVFVYPRIEPVPTLSFAVRYLHASAGIVLTASHNPAQYNGYKVYNDNGGQIANEAADEISAAIARTPVFGGPKMMDFEEGLERGLIEWTPEEVLDAFIDSVKKVSVPGFKADPSYSVVYTPLNGTGMECVTRILKEIGVENVDVVAEQSQPDGNFPTCKYPNPEFREALDLALRLADEKRPNLVVATDPDADRMGTAIPHGGEYKLLSGNEMGVLMMDWLAQMAAERGEDVREKVAVTTIVSSAMPDALAKDRGFELRRVLTGFKYIGDQIDQLKDEGEEERYLMGFEESYGYLVGTHARDKDAIVAVEMCVEMAAHYAALGKDLYEAMEDLYRRYGYYLNGTVNAAFPGAAGADRMAAIMQGLRTEAPTEIAGYKVLGITDFATGPQMPRVSGLQKEPAQSLPPANVIEFRLEGDNKVIFRPSGTEPKVKAYLFSKGATREESEAIRDRLDEASKAILS from the coding sequence ATGGATCAGGAAACCCAGGCCAAGGTCCAGCTCTGGAAGGACAACGTCGAGGAACCCGACCTCAAGTCCGAGCTCGACGAGCTGCTCTCCGGTGACGAGGAGAAGCTCAACGACGCCTTCTACCGCAACCTCGCGTTCGGCACGGCCGGGCTGCGTGGCGTGCTGGGCGTCGGCTCCAACCGCATGAACGTCTACAACGTGGCCCAGGCCACCCAGGGCGTGGCGGACTACCTCAACGCCCACTACGACCACCCCACGCTCGCCCTCGCCCGCGACTCCCGCCTCAAGGGCGAGGACTTCCAGCGCGTCGCCGCAGGCGTCCTTGCCGCGAACGGCGTGCACGTCTTTGTCTATCCGCGCATCGAGCCCGTTCCCACGCTGTCCTTCGCCGTGCGCTACCTGCACGCCTCTGCGGGCATCGTGCTCACGGCCTCGCATAACCCGGCACAGTACAACGGCTACAAGGTCTACAACGACAACGGCGGACAGATCGCCAACGAGGCGGCCGACGAGATCTCCGCCGCCATCGCCAGGACCCCCGTCTTCGGTGGTCCCAAGATGATGGACTTCGAGGAGGGCCTGGAGAGGGGCCTCATCGAGTGGACTCCCGAGGAGGTCCTTGACGCCTTCATCGACAGCGTCAAGAAGGTCTCCGTCCCCGGCTTCAAGGCCGACCCGTCCTACTCCGTGGTGTATACGCCGCTCAACGGTACGGGCATGGAGTGCGTCACCCGCATCCTCAAGGAGATCGGCGTCGAGAACGTGGACGTCGTGGCCGAGCAGTCCCAGCCGGATGGCAACTTCCCCACCTGCAAGTACCCCAACCCGGAGTTCCGCGAGGCCCTCGACCTCGCCCTCAGGCTCGCGGACGAGAAGAGGCCCAACCTCGTGGTCGCGACCGACCCGGACGCGGACCGCATGGGCACGGCCATTCCCCACGGCGGGGAGTACAAGCTCCTCTCGGGCAACGAGATGGGCGTCCTCATGATGGACTGGCTGGCCCAGATGGCTGCCGAGAGGGGCGAGGACGTGCGCGAGAAGGTCGCGGTCACCACCATCGTATCGTCCGCCATGCCCGATGCCCTGGCCAAGGACAGGGGCTTCGAGCTCAGGCGCGTCCTGACCGGCTTCAAGTACATCGGGGACCAGATAGACCAGCTCAAGGACGAGGGCGAGGAGGAGCGCTACCTCATGGGCTTCGAGGAGTCCTACGGCTACCTCGTCGGCACGCACGCGCGTGACAAGGACGCCATCGTCGCCGTGGAGATGTGCGTCGAGATGGCGGCCCACTATGCAGCGTTGGGCAAGGACCTCTACGAGGCCATGGAGGACCTGTACCGGAGGTACGGCTACTACCTCAACGGCACCGTCAACGCCGCCTTCCCGGGTGCCGCCGGCGCCGACAGGATGGCTGCCATCATGCAGGGCCTGCGCACCGAGGCACCCACCGAGATCGCGGGCTACAAGGTCCTAGGCATCACGGACTTCGCCACCGGACCCCAGATGCCGCGTGTCTCCGGCCTGCAGAAGGAACCTGCCCAGAGCCTGCCGCCCGCCAACGTCATCGAGTTCCGCCTCGAGGGCGACAACAAGGTCATCTTCCGTCCCTCTGGCACGGAGCCCAAGGTCAAGGCCTATCTCTTCTCCAAGGGCGCCACACGGGAGGAGTCCGAGGCCATACGCGACAGGCTCGATGAGGCCTCCAAGGCCATTCTTTCGTAG
- a CDS encoding cysteine peptidase family C39 domain-containing protein: MPYSDNGYRPSRNSSSRGGRPDVRSERPGDGRRSSSSRPMQAGYGSDSRRQRNLPYKSRRNARTMLGSDAGLNVRRSYGGRGAQRRGAFLSRYDLNGRSIAILCVGLLGLLLVLFLVGSCVRGCSPSQPEQTGDQKAVNSYDSRVSSGASEHLTNEFTPQLNRSEKLAWIAQNADRYADERLPELALLEPEATDFVASVPDSDKKSADYTDSNEVGTYPLVYNWDARWGYVEYAGSNVGVNGSGLAALFMARAGLTGKTDLTPASLAADATSGGYTDETLGTAASFFTGKAADYGVAVKEYTPSGDNLKTILSEGSTSIALVQLKANFTTPYAHWALVVSLNSDGSVSLYDPASASASMRPWAAGTIGANCDGMYQLTRGEGAVGTGDSPGGTTTS; the protein is encoded by the coding sequence ATGCCCTACTCCGACAATGGCTATCGCCCCTCTCGTAACAGCTCCTCACGTGGCGGAAGGCCCGACGTGCGTTCGGAGCGCCCGGGAGACGGGCGTCGCAGCTCGTCAAGCCGTCCGATGCAGGCCGGCTACGGCAGCGACTCGCGTCGACAGCGCAACCTGCCCTACAAGAGCCGCCGCAACGCGCGGACCATGCTGGGGAGCGATGCCGGTCTCAACGTCCGCCGCAGCTACGGGGGGCGGGGTGCCCAGCGCAGGGGCGCTTTCCTGTCACGCTACGACCTCAACGGGCGCTCGATCGCCATTCTCTGCGTGGGCCTCCTGGGACTGCTGCTGGTGTTGTTCCTGGTTGGCAGCTGTGTCCGTGGCTGCAGCCCCTCCCAGCCGGAGCAGACGGGAGACCAGAAGGCCGTGAACTCCTACGACTCCCGTGTCTCGTCAGGCGCGTCTGAGCACCTGACGAACGAGTTCACACCGCAGCTGAACCGCTCCGAGAAGTTGGCCTGGATCGCCCAGAACGCCGACAGATACGCCGACGAGCGTCTGCCCGAGCTGGCCCTCCTCGAGCCCGAGGCCACCGACTTCGTGGCATCCGTGCCAGACAGCGACAAGAAGTCCGCCGACTACACGGACTCCAACGAGGTCGGTACGTACCCCTTGGTCTACAACTGGGACGCGCGCTGGGGCTACGTGGAGTATGCGGGAAGCAACGTCGGCGTGAACGGCTCGGGCCTCGCGGCGCTCTTCATGGCGCGCGCCGGCCTGACGGGCAAGACCGACCTCACGCCCGCAAGCCTCGCAGCCGATGCCACGAGCGGTGGTTACACGGACGAGACCCTGGGGACGGCTGCGTCCTTCTTCACGGGGAAGGCGGCCGACTACGGCGTGGCCGTCAAGGAGTACACCCCCTCGGGGGACAACCTCAAGACCATCCTCTCCGAGGGCAGCACCTCCATCGCCCTGGTCCAGCTGAAGGCGAACTTCACGACCCCCTATGCGCACTGGGCGCTGGTCGTGAGCCTGAACAGCGACGGCTCGGTCTCGCTCTACGACCCCGCGAGCGCCTCGGCGTCCATGCGTCCCTGGGCCGCCGGGACCATCGGGGCCAACTGTGACGGCATGTACCAGCTCACCAGGGGGGAAGGTGCCGTGGGTACGGGCGACAGCCCAGGCGGCACGACCACAAGCTAG
- a CDS encoding KUP/HAK/KT family potassium transporter — MQSSPSTGKSLRPMRRSRKAGIPLSAGMILVTLGIVYGDIGTSPMYTLKAIMAGNGGLMTMGQDAVLGALSLIIWTLTLITTVKYVLVAMRADNHNEGGIFALYSLVRRCGKWLIIPAMIGGAALLADGILTPAVTVTTAIEGLRTIDFVYTLIGDNQAIVVAITVLIISVLFFAQKAGTSSIGRFFGPVMTLWFLFLGIAGLVNMGADLSVLRALNPVRGITFLFDGQINAAGLMVLGNVFLCTTGAEALYSDMGHVGKPNIYVSWPFVKACLIFNYLGQGAWILLHNSDGALAAVEDLNPFFQIVPAEMRAFAVVLSTLAAIIASQALITGSYSIVSEAIRLNLMPHMRISYPSETKGQIYIPMVNNIMWVGCVLVVLLFQTSSHMEAAYGLAITVTMLMTTVLLYTYLAKVCHKQGAAIPFALFFGAIELMFFFSSLTKFFHGGYFTVLMATAIFAVMYVWRRGTAIERTQSVYLPVARYIDQLLELKNDDEFPYIADNLVFLTNDSSPDKLDRDILYSILDKRPKRARAYYFLNVQVTDEPYTHEFLVNDFGTDFLFKVQLRLGFRVNQRVNTYLYQVVENLVERRQIAPQHHKYSIYRDNGIVGDFRFCLIRKVLSPDSEIGGFNRNVMEAKYVIRRICGSPARWYGLENSAIVFEYVPLFSRRKRQHRLSRIEASPEIGWTKSAGGAVCGKATATGATSRHESALEDPDEDIFSATMKSELAESVETIEHSVIGGDTASFRPLVLEDEEDVEDSAAEEDSSQALQAGSDLSQDGEE; from the coding sequence ATGCAGTCGTCCCCGTCGACAGGCAAGTCCCTCCGTCCGATGCGCAGGTCCCGCAAGGCGGGCATCCCCCTCTCCGCCGGCATGATCCTGGTCACCTTGGGCATCGTCTACGGGGACATCGGCACCAGCCCCATGTACACGCTCAAGGCCATCATGGCCGGCAACGGCGGCCTCATGACCATGGGGCAGGACGCGGTCCTGGGGGCACTCTCGCTCATCATCTGGACTCTGACGCTCATCACCACCGTGAAGTACGTCCTTGTCGCCATGAGGGCCGACAACCACAACGAGGGCGGCATCTTCGCGCTGTACTCGCTGGTCAGGCGTTGTGGCAAGTGGCTCATCATCCCCGCCATGATCGGCGGGGCAGCGCTTCTGGCCGACGGCATCCTGACGCCGGCCGTCACGGTCACCACCGCCATAGAGGGCCTGCGCACCATCGACTTCGTCTACACGCTCATCGGGGACAACCAGGCCATCGTGGTCGCGATCACGGTCCTGATCATCAGCGTGCTGTTCTTCGCCCAGAAGGCGGGCACCTCGTCGATTGGCAGGTTCTTCGGCCCCGTCATGACGTTGTGGTTCCTGTTCCTGGGCATCGCCGGCCTCGTCAACATGGGGGCCGACCTCTCGGTCCTGCGCGCGCTCAACCCCGTGCGTGGCATCACCTTCCTCTTCGACGGTCAGATCAATGCGGCGGGGCTCATGGTCCTGGGCAACGTATTCCTCTGCACCACGGGCGCCGAGGCGCTCTACTCGGACATGGGACACGTGGGCAAGCCCAACATCTACGTGAGCTGGCCGTTCGTGAAGGCTTGCCTGATCTTCAACTACCTGGGCCAGGGTGCCTGGATCCTCTTGCACAACTCTGATGGCGCGCTCGCCGCCGTCGAGGACCTCAATCCGTTCTTCCAGATCGTTCCCGCCGAGATGCGCGCCTTCGCCGTCGTGCTCTCCACCCTGGCTGCCATCATCGCGTCGCAGGCGCTCATCACGGGCTCGTACTCCATCGTGTCCGAGGCCATCCGCCTGAACCTGATGCCCCACATGCGCATCAGCTACCCCAGCGAGACCAAGGGGCAGATCTACATTCCCATGGTCAACAACATCATGTGGGTCGGCTGCGTCCTGGTGGTGCTGCTGTTCCAGACCTCCAGCCACATGGAGGCGGCCTACGGCCTGGCCATCACCGTCACCATGCTGATGACCACGGTCCTGCTCTACACCTACCTGGCCAAGGTCTGCCACAAGCAGGGCGCGGCCATTCCGTTCGCTCTGTTCTTCGGTGCCATCGAGCTCATGTTCTTCTTCTCCAGCCTGACCAAGTTCTTCCACGGCGGCTACTTCACCGTTCTCATGGCTACCGCCATCTTCGCCGTGATGTACGTGTGGCGCCGCGGCACCGCTATAGAGCGCACGCAGTCGGTCTACCTGCCTGTCGCGCGCTACATCGACCAGCTCCTCGAGCTCAAGAACGACGACGAGTTCCCCTACATAGCGGACAACCTGGTCTTCCTGACCAACGACTCGTCGCCCGACAAGCTGGACCGCGACATCCTCTACTCGATCCTGGACAAGCGGCCCAAGCGCGCCCGTGCGTACTACTTCCTGAACGTCCAGGTCACCGACGAGCCCTACACCCACGAGTTCCTGGTGAACGACTTTGGCACCGACTTCCTCTTCAAGGTGCAGCTGCGCCTGGGCTTCCGCGTGAACCAGCGCGTCAACACCTATCTCTACCAGGTGGTCGAGAACCTGGTGGAACGCAGGCAGATAGCCCCCCAGCACCACAAGTACTCGATCTACCGCGACAACGGCATCGTGGGAGACTTTCGCTTCTGCCTGATCCGCAAGGTCCTCTCCCCCGACTCGGAGATCGGCGGGTTCAACCGCAACGTGATGGAGGCCAAGTACGTCATCCGTCGCATCTGCGGTTCGCCGGCACGCTGGTACGGCCTTGAGAACTCGGCCATCGTCTTCGAGTACGTGCCCCTGTTCTCCCGCCGCAAGCGCCAGCACAGGCTCTCACGCATCGAGGCGAGCCCCGAGATCGGCTGGACCAAGTCGGCGGGGGGTGCCGTATGCGGCAAGGCCACGGCGACCGGTGCGACCAGCAGGCACGAGAGCGCACTCGAGGACCCGGATGAGGACATCTTCTCGGCGACGATGAAGAGCGAGCTGGCAGAGTCGGTCGAGACGATCGAGCACTCCGTCATCGGCGGTGACACCGCGAGCTTCCGTCCCCTCGTGCTCGAGGACGAGGAGGACGTCGAGGACAGCGCCGCCGAGGAGGACTCCTCCCAGGCCCTCCAGGCTGGCAGTGACCTGTCGCAGGACGGCGAGGAATAG